AGACAATAAAGTTCGCGCCTTTCCATGTATAGCTAGAGATAGTGTCTGGCTGATACATACCGTAAAGACCTGGATACTTTTTAAAGTTGATCTTTTTATCTTTATCCGAGGCATCCATTGTATAGTTAGACCAGTCTTTGAATCCTAAACCGACTAAATCAAGGCTATTGTCGTTAAGATCTACAATAGCGAGTGCGTTGTTTTCTTGAATTGAAACATATGCGAAACGGTTGTCTTTAGAGATGGTGACATATTCCGGTTCTAAATCCATCGCAACTGTCGTATTAATAAGTTTGCCATTGATAGTGCGACCAGTTGGATTGGCGAAGACAACGCCTTGTGCTTCTAGCTCAGCTTGCTTGGTGTTAAATGCACTAAAGTCCAATTGTGTTGCTGTATTTGCAACTACGCCGTTTGTAATGTTGATAATACTGATGCTACCTTCAGGATCAACGCTGTAATCGCCAGCTGGTTCTCCTTCATTTGCGACCACGACTTTGCTGCCATCATGAGTAAAGGTAACCATATCTGGTAATGCACCTACTGTTACATTTTTAACAAAGGTAGGAGTTGCACCTGAGATATCATAAAAAGCGATTTGTCCTGCGTCGCCCGTAGTCTTGGCTGCCATTGCAACTGCCAATAGTTGGTTGTTTTCGTCAACTGCAATGCTATTTGCATCGCCGGGTGTATTGTTGTTTAAGTTGATTGTCATGGCAGACGTTAAATTTGTGGCGGTAATAACGCCTTCGTTATTTTTGGCCAGAGCGGCAGTATCAAAGCCGGTTGCTGGAATAACTTCAACCACAGCGGTACTGCCTGAACTATTAATGGCATATATCCATTTTTTGGATGCTTGGTAAGCGACAATTTCAGCGGCGCCTTCAGGACTTTCTGCATTAAGTACTGCACGTCCCACAAGGCTTATTTCAAGCATGCTATTGGCATTGGTGCCATTGATTCCGTCTTGTCCGTTTGTTCCCTCTTGGCCGTCGGACCCATCTGTCCCATTTTGTCCATCGTTACCATCTTGTCCGGCAATGCCTTGTGGTCCTTGTGAGCCGGTGGCGCCATCGTCACCATCAAGCGAACAGCCAGTGAGAAGAGAAAGCAAAGAGAGTGCGATCAGTGAGTGCTTAAACATAAAATATCCTGATTATTATTGTTAAAGCAGTTACTTAATCACAAAAAGATGACTCTTATATGGCAATGAGGTTTCAGAATTATTGTGAGAAATTCATTGATATTACTAAGCTGGATGTAATGCCATTCAAGCGTTAACACCACCGATATCAATGGATGATCAGGCAAAAGTTGGTATTGCTTTTGGTGCAATTAGGTACAGACAAAATATATACAATCATTTTTCAAATTTGATGAACTTTTATTCAAACCGGTTCGTAGGGGTTAGCTGTGGGTGACAAAAGTCATTCTTTTTAACCGAGTCTACAGGATGAGTATAATGAAAAAGTTTATAGTAAGTGCCAGCCTCATGCTTCTTATGGCATGTAGCGATAACGACGATAACGATACTGTTACACCTCCGCCACCGCCGCCAGCCCAAGAGTTTTCAGCGACTAAGACCTTCGAATTGATGTTATCAGGAAAGCAAGAAGTGCCGATGAATACGTCAATGCAAACCGCTTTTGCAACAGTTGAGCTTGATGAAAATCTGATGCAATTCAGAGCAACACTCGACTACAGTGATGTCGAAGGTTTTAGTGCTGCACATATTCACGATGGGGATTTAGGAGCGAATGGCGATGTGGCTTTCGCCTTTGAAGCATCGGATGATAACAAGGTGAGTATTCCAATCACAGATCTTTCAGAGGAGCTAATTGAGGATATGCTGGACGGTGACTGGTATATCAATCTACATACCGAGGCCTTTCCAAACGGTGAGTTACGCGCTCAAATCGTGCCTGACACGGTAAGTGTCATTACTTTCAAATTAGAAGGCTCACAACAGGTGCCAATGAATGAAAGTAGTGCCATGGGGTATGGTTATGCGTCATACGACAGTGCCGATGGTGAGCTATACCTTCGAGCGGTTACTATGGACGTTGATGATGCCACCGCTGCACATATTCACACTGGCCGCATTGGTATGAACGGCGATGTGCTTGTGGTGCTAGAGCAGGACGACGAAGTAATGACAGATTGGGTAACGCCTGATGACACAATGATCGACGAAGCGACGTTGAATGTTTTGCTCTCAGGTGGACATTACGTTAATGTTCATACTCCTGAGATGCCAAATGGTGAGATCCGCGGTCAAATCCTGACTAACAACTACGCCGTTGCTACATTTGACTTGTCCGGCAAACAGGAAGTGCCTGCAGTAGCAACAATGGCATCCGGTGATGGCTATGCCCTTGTTAACACTGACAACTATGAAGTAGAACTCAGAGTTGTGACTAGCGGTGTTGAAGATGCAACGGCGGCGCATATTCATACTGGTCGAATTGGCATGAATGGTGATGTTTTAGTTGGCCTTGAGCAAAGCACCGATAATATAAATGTGTGGATGACCCCAGACAACACCAAGATCAATGCTGAGATTTTTGCGGTGCTCGCATCGGGCGGACACTATGTTAATGTCCACACACCAGCAAATATGAGTGGTGAACTTCGTGGTCAGATCCTCACTGACAACTACACTTTGGTGGCGTTTCCATTGAGTGGCGAGCAAGAAGTCCCAGCCGTTACAACCACAGCCAGTGGTAGTGGATATGCTTTGGTAAATCGAAACGGCTTCGACCTTGAATTACAAGTGCTTACCTCGGGTGTTGCCGATGCAACGGCTGCGCACATACATACTGGTATTGCTGGTGAAAACGGCCCTGTTTTACTAACATTAATGCAAGATAGTAGTGATGCCAATCGCTGGATGGCTCCGGCCAGTGCAGCATTGACAGCGGAAATATTTGCGATTCTGGCAGGCGGTGGTCACTACGTGAATGTGCATACTCCAGCGAATCCAAATGGTGAACTAAGAGGCCAGATAATTAATTAATCGCTTAGATAATTATCTCGCATCAAAGAGTCTGTTAAGTGCAGACTCTTTTTCTTTATATTCAAATTACACAACGATTACCCAAGGTCGTTATATTTGGTTAAAAATAGGTAACTAAAAAATCATAGTTTGTTCCCGTAACCGTAATACAAAGCGTTTAGCGTATGCCTTCTTTAAAATAATAATGGTATTAAAATGAATAAGATAAGCGTTTGTTCTGCGCTCGTAGCGGCATTATTGCTGAGTGCATGTGATGATGATTCTGTAGAGGTTGTGCAGGTTGAAAAACCGGTGATCACAACGGAAACTGAAATAAAAGTCGTTGAAGTTCCGGTAATTGTGGAGGTGCCAGCTGGTAGTGCAAGTGCGATGCAAATAGGCACACGCCCTGACTTCTTAATTCAAGATATGGAAGACAGTGCACTCAAAACCAAGCTCGAGCAGTGTGCTAACGGACCTTTTTATAGAACAGACTTTTCAATTGGGCATCGTGGTGCGCCAATGCAGTTTCCTGAACACACCAAAGAATCTTATGTTGCGGCGGCTAAAATGGGTGCTGGGATTTTAGAGTGTGACGTTGCTTTTACCAAAGACAAAGAGCTGGTTTGTCGCCACTCACAATGTGATTTGCACACCACAACGAATATCTTAGCAACGGATTTGGCGCAAAAATGTACAACACCATTTATACCTGCCGATCCTGAAAATGGGATTGCAGCCCAAGCTATGTGTTGTACTAGCGATATTACTTTGGCCGAGTTTAAGACATTAAAAGGTAAAATGGATGCCGCGAATTCAATGGCGACAACCGTAGAGGAATATATGGATGGCACGGCAAATTGGCGCACCGATTTATATGCAAGCAGAGGCACTTTAATGACTCATGCTCAGAGCATTGAGTTATTTAAAAATTTAGGCGTGAAAATGACGCCAGAGCTGAAGACTCCGTCTGTTGCCATGCCTTTTGATGGTTTTACGCAAGAAGCCTACGCACAAAAAATGATAGACGAATATAAAGCCGCCAATGTAGACCCAAAAAATGTTTGGGCGCAGTCTTTTAATCGTGACGATGTCGTCTATTGGATAAAAGAAAATCCAGAGTTTGGCGCACAGGCTGTATATTTGGACGACAGATACGAAACGCAAGCAGCAGACAATGAAAGCATGATACCAGCAGAGCAAATCGTGCATAACCCCGAGCTATTGTCACCAACGATGGAAGAGCTTGCAGCCGATGGTGTTAAAATTATTGCACCGCCACTTTGGATGTTATTAACCGAAGAAGGGGGGAAATCGTCCCCTCACCGTATGCCAAAGCAGCAAAAGCCGCAGGGCTTGGGATTATCACTTGGACACTTGAGCGCTCTGGTCACTTAGCCAGCGGCGGTGGTTGGTATTACCAAAGCATCAACGGCAGTCTGTCAGGCGAGGCGATGATAGATAACGATGGTGATACCTTTAAAGTGCTAGATGTATTAGCTAAAGAGGTTGGCGTAATCGGCGTATTCTCTGATTGGCCTGCAACAACCACTTACTATGCAAGTTGCATGGGCATGCCCGCAAGTATTTAAGCAATGTTAACTGTGGTAGGAACGGGTTCACAACGTGATGTTGTTTCTAATGATCGCCGCATAAAGCGGCTCCCACCAAGGGGTTGAATCCGTGGTAGGAGCGGGTTCACCCGGCGAGCTTTTCTCTACTGATCGCCGCGTGAAGCGCCTCCCACCAAGGGTTTAAATATGTGGTAGGAACGGGTTCACCCCGCGAGCTTTTCTCTAATGACCGCCGCCTAAAGCGGCTCCCACCTAAGGGTTGAATATGTGGTAGGAACGGGTTTACCCGGTGAGCTTTTCTCTAATGCTCGTCGCATAAAGCGCCTCCCATCAAGGGGTTGAATACGTACTAGGAGCGGATTCACCCCCTCTAATGACCGCCGCCTAAAGCGGCTCCCACCAAGGGTTTAAATATGTGGTAGGAACGGGTTCACCCGGCGAGCTTTTCTCTACTGATCGCCGCCTAAAGCGCCTCCCACCAAGGGGTTGAATATGTGGTAGGAACGGGTTTACCCGGTGAGCTTTTCTCTACTGATCGCCGCCTAAAGCGCCTCCCATCAAGGTCTTGAATATGTTGTGGGAGCGGGTTCACCCCGCGAGCTTTTCTCTAATGACCGCCGCATAAAGTGGCTCCCACCAAGGAGTTGAATACGTGGTAGGAGCGGGTTCACCCCGCGAGCTTTTGATTTGGTTCGCATGGTTATTATGTCAACATCATTTGTTCCCAATTTCAAACTAGAAGAATCTCAAACCCTGCACTAGTCTTTATTATGAACGCTTCAATAAAGGCTAGAATCATGAAGTTAAACTCTATCCGTATCCTCATGACCGCTATCTTCGGTGGTATTATTGTTTTTGTCGTTATCGTTACTCTTTTGGTTGTCAACATGTTTAACGCTTTGCTTGATTTTGAACAAATGGCTGACAACCGCTACAAAGCCTATCAACTGGCTGACGAATTAAGACAAAGCTCCGACGATTTAACGCGATTAGGCAGAACCTATGCAGTAACCGGGAACGATAAATACGAAAAGATGTATATGGATGTATTAGCTATTCGTAATGGTGAAAAGCCAAGACCCGAAGGCTACCATAAAATCTATTGGGATCTGGTGCTCAACTATGGTGATAAACCAAAACCAGACGGTCAGCGAGAAGTATTACTCGATGCTATGAAAGCGGCGGGTTTTAGCCAAAAGGAACTCAACTACTTAAGCGAGGCACAAGCTAACTCAAATGGTCTCGTCGCATTAGAAGTTGAAGCCATGAACGCCGTAAAAGGTAAGTTCAAAGATAGTGCTGGTAATTACACCATCCAGGGCGAGCCCGATTTGAACAAAGCGGTTAAGCTCACTCACAGTGATGATTATCATCGCTATAAAGCCAACATCATGAAACCGGTTGAATCATTTTTCACTGAACTTGAAAACCGCACCAAACAAAACGTTGTGCGGGCCCACAGTGCTGTGGAATCTTATGTTTTATGGGCTAT
This sequence is a window from Pseudoalteromonas piscicida. Protein-coding genes within it:
- a CDS encoding choice-of-anchor I family protein, producing the protein MFKHSLIALSLLSLLTGCSLDGDDGATGSQGPQGIAGQDGNDGQNGTDGSDGQEGTNGQDGINGTNANSMLEISLVGRAVLNAESPEGAAEIVAYQASKKWIYAINSSGSTAVVEVIPATGFDTAALAKNNEGVITATNLTSAMTINLNNNTPGDANSIAVDENNQLLAVAMAAKTTGDAGQIAFYDISGATPTFVKNVTVGALPDMVTFTHDGSKVVVANEGEPAGDYSVDPEGSISIINITNGVVANTATQLDFSAFNTKQAELEAQGVVFANPTGRTINGKLINTTVAMDLEPEYVTISKDNRFAYVSIQENNALAIVDLNDNSLDLVGLGFKDWSNYTMDASDKDKKINFKKYPGLYGMYQPDTISSYTWKGANFIVSANEGDGREYFFDAADEADCNAKGGLDYDKDDGCLAYIDESRAEDLTLASNFAYLNNDDDDIGRLKVTTVKGDENKDGQYEALYTYGARSFTIWDSNGLVVFDSGDQIERITASVHGAQFNNDEDTNEGDTRSDAKGPEPEALALGQIGERTFAFVGLERMGSIMVYDITNPYDVKFEDYFYNRGLVEDAEITGDLAPEGMAFIPADKSATGEALLVIGNEISGSVAVWQIAEK
- a CDS encoding CHRD domain-containing protein, with product MKKFIVSASLMLLMACSDNDDNDTVTPPPPPPAQEFSATKTFELMLSGKQEVPMNTSMQTAFATVELDENLMQFRATLDYSDVEGFSAAHIHDGDLGANGDVAFAFEASDDNKVSIPITDLSEELIEDMLDGDWYINLHTEAFPNGELRAQIVPDTVSVITFKLEGSQQVPMNESSAMGYGYASYDSADGELYLRAVTMDVDDATAAHIHTGRIGMNGDVLVVLEQDDEVMTDWVTPDDTMIDEATLNVLLSGGHYVNVHTPEMPNGEIRGQILTNNYAVATFDLSGKQEVPAVATMASGDGYALVNTDNYEVELRVVTSGVEDATAAHIHTGRIGMNGDVLVGLEQSTDNINVWMTPDNTKINAEIFAVLASGGHYVNVHTPANMSGELRGQILTDNYTLVAFPLSGEQEVPAVTTTASGSGYALVNRNGFDLELQVLTSGVADATAAHIHTGIAGENGPVLLTLMQDSSDANRWMAPASAALTAEIFAILAGGGHYVNVHTPANPNGELRGQIIN